CAGCTCATTTTTAAAAGAATTCATAGCGGCTTTTACCTCTGGACTGACGTTGGCACTGCCTTGCTGATATTCTTGGTGCGTGGATTGCTGCTGATGGGAATCTTCATGTGAATGCTCCTGTTTATTTTTGCCCATGCCCATGAAAGAACCCATGGAAGAGGCCATTTTACCTCCGCCATCCATCATGGCAGTCAGTGGACAATAGCGAAGAATTCCTTCCCCAACCTTCATGGCGCCTAGTAATGCAAGCAGCAGGTAAGAATTCTTCCAAGGACGTCTTGTTAATTTTGCAGTGGAAAATGTTAGGACGGTCAATCCTAATGTGATTCTGACCAAAGCGTTGATGATACCGATATTTGGGCTGATTTTCATGTTCAATGCACTCCTTCACATAATTTTTACATTTAAATTTCAACTCTTTAGTGTGATAAATAGAAAAATATGTTAGTATAATAAACAAATATTTAGAAAACTACTCCTTAGGGAGGAATGATGATGGCAGAACAACGATACCGTTGGAAAAACAAACAAATAAGAGACCACGTGGCAGTGTTGAATCACAAAAAGTCACCGTCCATCGTGCTGAAAAATGCTCGTTATTTGCACTCCGTTTTCAAAAAATGGCTGACAGGGAACATCTGGATCCTTGATGACCGCATTGTGTATGTAGGGGAAGCGATGCCGGAAAATATACAGGGCTGTGAAATTGTCGACTGTTCCTCATACACACTGGTACCGGGCTATATTGAACCGCATGTTCATCCATTTCAATTATATAATCCCCAATCCTTTTCTCAGTATGCATCACAAACCGGCACAACGACTTTCATCAATGATAATTTAATGCTGGTTTTATTGTTGGGAAAAAAGAAAGCGTTTTCTTTATTGGGGGAACTGAAGAAATTACCTGTTACGATGTATTGGTGGAGCCGTTTTGATTCGCAGACAGAGCTGAGTAATGAAGAAACCGTCTTTTCACCTGGTGAGGTAAAAGCGTGGATTGAACATGAAGATGTTGTTCAAGGAGGAGAGTTGACCTGTTGGCCGAAGCTGTTAGCCGGCGATGACCTCATCCTCCACTGGATTCAAGAGACAA
This window of the Falsibacillus albus genome carries:
- a CDS encoding YgaP family membrane protein; translation: MKISPNIGIINALVRITLGLTVLTFSTAKLTRRPWKNSYLLLALLGAMKVGEGILRYCPLTAMMDGGGKMASSMGSFMGMGKNKQEHSHEDSHQQQSTHQEYQQGSANVSPEVKAAMNSFKNELGDDFSHQNQKKESKNSGSQDVKNMMKTFENKQGGNRSENGNNNPDLEAAVEFFENKVDQATSSNHQKQNQSNQQNHH